The Candidatus Methylomirabilota bacterium genome includes the window CGAGGAAGGACGTCCGGCCCGTGCGGAGCAGGAACTGGTGGACGGGGTCCGAGAGGAATAGATAGGGCGCGTCCGGGACTCCCGCGGTGCGACCGGAGACGCGCTGGGCGTGGTCGCGCGCCTTGAGGCAGTGGCTCCAGGCGGGGAACTCGGCCAGCCAGCGGTACGCCGCATCGCCGTCGAGGGGCACGATGGTCGCATCCCCTTTGAAGCCCGTCAGCAAGTTTGGGTCCGCGAGGAGCAGGAAGGGCCGGAAGGGCTCCTCGGTGACGCGCGCGACACCGTCGCGCGACCAGATCCGCACGGCCTCCTCGCCGGCCTCGAAGGCGACCTGCCCGGAGGTGCCTGCGCGACCGAAGAGCAGGCGGTTGTCGTAGAAGGGCAGGGGCAGGCGCGTCAATTCAGGAGACCCCCGTCAATTCAGGAGACCAATGAGGCGATGGAGCTCCCTGCGCGCCGCCGTGTAGCGCGGCTCGATGGCGATGGCGCCCTGGAGCTCGCGAATGGCTTCATGGACCTTGTGCCGGCGCACATAGATGCGCGCGAGGTTGAAGTAGGGAAAGTGCCGGGGCTCGTAGCGCGGCGCGACCTTGGCGCGCTCGAGCCACGGCATCGCTTCGTCTTCACGGCCGAGCTCGATCAAGTACGCGCCGATGTCGTTGTACGGGTTGCCGAACGTCGGGTCCACGGCGATGGCGGTCCGGCACTCCGCGATGGCGTCCTCGTGCCGGCCTTGGTGGGAAAGCGCCCAGCCGAGGAAGGTGTGGGCTTCGGCGGTCGGCTGTATCGCGATCGAACGGTGGTAGCACTCGATCGCCGCGTCGATCCGGCCGGCCATCTGCTCCTCGTAGCCGCGCTCGAAGTGCTCGCGCGCCTCCCCCGCCCACTCGCGCTCGGCCATGTCGCGCCCGCTAGGCGTCTTCGATCGCCTTGCGGTAGGTGGGCAGGTCCACGAGGCCGGTCAGCCGCCTGCCGCCCTCCACGATGATGGTCGGGATCGCGCGCACCCGGTCACGGGTCACCGCTTCCTCGTAGTCACGCGTCACGGCGTCGCGTGCCGCGCCGCTCTCCAAGTCACGGAGAAAGCGCGTCATGTCCGCGCCGGCTTCCTTGACGACACCCACCAGCTCGTCCGGCTTGGCGATATTGATGCTCCGGCCGAAGAAGGCCGCGTAGAGGAGCAGGTGGAGACGGTCGAACGCCTGAGCACCCTGGAGCTCCACGCACTTGGCCGCCT containing:
- a CDS encoding tetratricopeptide repeat protein translates to MAEREWAGEAREHFERGYEEQMAGRIDAAIECYHRSIAIQPTAEAHTFLGWALSHQGRHEDAIAECRTAIAVDPTFGNPYNDIGAYLIELGREDEAMPWLERAKVAPRYEPRHFPYFNLARIYVRRHKVHEAIRELQGAIAIEPRYTAARRELHRLIGLLN